The genome window AGCGATCAGCAGGCCAAGCTCCATAGGCTTTAAACGAGTGGCAGGAGTGGCGGCAAAGCCGCTTACGGATTGCAGTCCGTCTGCAGCCAAAGCAGCCGCTCCCATGCCAAGAAACATTCTCCGGTCCATAAACACCCCTTATGTGATTGCACTATTAGAGCATCAATAGGGGTGTTTATGACTAGTCCCATGCCGAACGTTAAGGCTTTTCGCGAAAGTGCAGATAGCCCCAGCGATCTGGAATATGCATGTTGACAACGCCCTGCGGCGACCACACCCAGTTATCTTCCTTCGGCTGGCCAGCCTTCCATTCGACACGGCTGAAATTTGCGCGCCACTCATCACCCACCTGCGGTTTGGTCACCGGCAGTCGCGATGCAAAAGCACTCCACGGAATCGCAATCTCCACCGTCCATCCGTGGTCTTTATCACTTGATTTATTGAGTGTTCCATTCACCGCAACCGCTGTCTTCAGGCCAGGAATATCCCAGGAGTTATCCGGCTTACCGCCCTCGCGATATGGCTTGTTCAGGTAGAGATCCCAGCTTGTATTGAGTGCATTGATTTCAAACTCAAAGTACCCCGCAGCTCCTGCCAGAGGCTTGAGAAACAGTTCGAAATCATTGTCTTGATAGATGATGGAATCGTGCTTCGTCAGCGTACCTTTAACATCCGGCTCTTCCATCTCAGTCGCGATATAAAGATACGTATCATCCCATAACATTTTGGTGCGTGTCTTGAATCGAGGCTGAGGTTTCGCAGACCCTTCAATGTCGACGAAATCATTTGTCCACGCTGCTGCACGCCATGCGCGATCATCCAACTTTCCGTCAAT of Acidicapsa ligni contains these proteins:
- a CDS encoding carbohydrate-binding family 9-like protein; this encodes MFRFIRIVQLVIFAALTFTVLQAQETPKSYECYRASAPLHIDGKLDDRAWRAAAWTNDFVDIEGSAKPQPRFKTRTKMLWDDTYLYIATEMEEPDVKGTLTKHDSIIYQDNDFELFLKPLAGAAGYFEFEINALNTSWDLYLNKPYREGGKPDNSWDIPGLKTAVAVNGTLNKSSDKDHGWTVEIAIPWSAFASRLPVTKPQVGDEWRANFSRVEWKAGQPKEDNWVWSPQGVVNMHIPDRWGYLHFREKP